The proteins below are encoded in one region of Sedimentibacter sp. zth1:
- a CDS encoding peptidoglycan-binding protein — MILIRFINKIQKYYVKSGDKMVIISRPDVPFIPESISVHLGKPDEPAENVIVSFPEYIKNVASSEIYPTWPESAVRANIYAQITFALNRIFTEQYRIRGYDFDITNSTQFDQSFVPGRDIFENISKIVDEIFNSYIVRQGKIEPIAASYCDGVNVTCDGLLQWETVTLAESGYSPYDILKYYYGEDIDIVTDVPINANFESYPLYPLRLGSFGRDVFIMQRELNRIRENYPAIPKIENPDGIFRKDTEDAVKAFQKAFNLTQDGIIGSATWYKIKYIYNAVKGVSELISEGIEPEEIESSFAISWQEGDSGIWVRLIQYYVRAIACYYGDIPLIELTSYFGPETTEAVKAIEKKFNIIVDGVVGIQTLATLDKTYKKIYSEIPEGCFKNKTIYPGYLLSKGMGDKSVTLMQTYLEKISQYYPSIPKVTVTGIFDEQTEEAVRAIQREYLGIDTGLIGPATWGQIAQLYENLEV; from the coding sequence ATGATATTAATACGATTCATAAACAAGATCCAAAAATATTATGTTAAGAGTGGTGATAAAATGGTTATAATTAGTCGACCTGACGTTCCGTTTATTCCAGAAAGTATATCAGTTCACCTAGGAAAACCCGATGAACCTGCTGAAAATGTGATTGTTTCCTTTCCAGAGTATATTAAAAATGTTGCATCTAGTGAAATTTATCCTACCTGGCCTGAAAGTGCAGTTAGGGCAAATATTTATGCTCAAATAACTTTTGCATTAAACAGAATCTTTACAGAACAATATCGTATTCGCGGATATGATTTTGACATAACAAATTCAACACAATTTGACCAATCTTTTGTGCCAGGAAGAGATATTTTTGAAAATATATCTAAAATTGTTGATGAAATTTTTAATAGTTATATTGTACGACAGGGTAAAATAGAACCAATTGCTGCTTCTTATTGCGATGGAGTGAATGTAACTTGTGACGGCTTATTACAGTGGGAGACAGTAACTCTAGCAGAAAGTGGTTACTCACCATATGATATTTTAAAATATTACTATGGTGAAGATATTGATATTGTTACAGACGTTCCTATAAATGCCAATTTTGAATCTTACCCATTATATCCATTGCGATTAGGTAGCTTTGGGCGAGATGTTTTCATTATGCAACGGGAATTAAACAGAATTAGAGAAAATTATCCAGCGATTCCCAAAATAGAAAATCCTGATGGAATTTTTAGAAAGGATACAGAGGATGCAGTAAAAGCTTTTCAAAAGGCATTTAACTTAACACAGGATGGAATTATAGGAAGTGCAACATGGTATAAAATAAAATATATATATAATGCCGTGAAAGGAGTAAGTGAACTTATATCGGAGGGTATTGAGCCTGAAGAAATAGAAAGTTCTTTCGCTATTTCTTGGCAAGAAGGTGATTCTGGCATTTGGGTAAGATTAATACAATATTATGTACGTGCAATAGCATGTTACTACGGTGATATTCCATTGATAGAATTGACAAGTTACTTTGGACCAGAAACTACAGAAGCTGTAAAAGCAATTGAAAAAAAATTTAATATAATTGTAGATGGTGTAGTTGGTATACAGACATTGGCAACATTAGATAAAACTTATAAAAAAATTTATTCTGAAATACCAGAAGGGTGTTTTAAAAACAAAACTATTTATCCAGGATATTTACTATCAAAAGGCATGGGAGATAAAAGTGTGACGTTAATGCAAACTTACTTAGAAAAAATTTCCCAATACTATCCTTCTATACCTAAAGTAACTGTAACAGGTATATTTGATGAACAAACCGAAGAAGCTGTTAGAGCTATACAAAGAGAATATTTAGGAATAGATACAGGGCTTATTGGACCTGCTACATGGGGTCAAATAGCACAACTCTATGAAAATTTGGAAGTTTAA
- a CDS encoding peptidoglycan-binding protein, translating to MQIINEINKAYVECGEEMVIISRPDVPFIPENVTVHLGKPDEPAENVTVSFPAYIKNVASSEIYPTWPESAIRANIYAQITFALNRIFTERYRNLGYDFDITNSTQFDQSFVPGRDIFENISEVVDEIFNSYIVRQGKIEPIAASYCDGVNVDCDGLLQWETVTLAEDGYSPYDILKYYYGEDIDLVTDVPVNANFESYPLYPLRLGSFGRDVFIIQQELNRIRENYPAIPKIENPDGIFRKDTEDAVKAFQKAFDLTQDGVIGSATWYKIKYIYNAVKGLGELISEGIEPEEIESPFVISWQEGDSGIWVRLIQYYVRAIACYYGDIPMIELTSYFGPETTEAVKALQTKFDIIIDGVVGIQTWAVLDKIYRKIYSEISEGCFKNKTIYPGYLLSKGMGDKNVTLMQTYLEKIYQYYPFIPKVSVTGIFDEQTEAAARAIQREYLGIDTGLIGPATWSKIAELYENLEV from the coding sequence ATGCAAATAATAAACGAGATCAACAAAGCTTATGTGGAATGTGGTGAAGAAATGGTTATAATTAGTCGCCCTGATGTTCCGTTTATTCCAGAAAATGTAACAGTTCATCTAGGAAAGCCAGATGAACCTGCTGAAAATGTGACTGTTTCGTTTCCAGCTTATATTAAAAATGTTGCATCTAGTGAAATTTATCCTACTTGGCCTGAAAGTGCAATTAGAGCAAATATTTATGCTCAAATAACTTTCGCATTAAACAGAATTTTTACAGAACGCTATAGAAACCTCGGATATGATTTTGACATTACAAATTCAACACAATTTGATCAATCTTTTGTGCCTGGAAGAGATATTTTTGAAAATATATCTGAAGTTGTTGATGAAATTTTTAATAGTTATATTGTACGCCAAGGTAAAATAGAACCAATTGCTGCTTCTTATTGCGATGGAGTGAATGTTGATTGTGACGGCTTATTACAGTGGGAGACAGTAACTCTAGCAGAAGATGGTTACTCTCCATATGACATTTTAAAATATTACTATGGTGAAGATATAGACCTTGTTACGGATGTTCCTGTTAATGCAAATTTTGAATCTTATCCTTTATATCCATTACGATTAGGTAGTTTTGGGAGAGATGTTTTCATCATACAACAAGAATTAAACAGAATTAGAGAAAATTATCCAGCAATTCCTAAAATAGAAAATCCTGATGGAATTTTTAGAAAAGACACAGAGGATGCAGTAAAAGCTTTTCAAAAAGCATTTGACTTAACGCAGGATGGAGTTATTGGGAGTGCAACATGGTATAAAATAAAATATATATATAATGCTGTGAAAGGGTTAGGTGAACTTATTTCAGAGGGTATTGAGCCTGAAGAAATAGAAAGTCCTTTCGTTATTTCTTGGCAAGAAGGTGATTCTGGCATTTGGGTTAGATTAATACAATACTATGTACGTGCGATTGCATGTTATTACGGAGATATCCCAATGATAGAATTGACAAGTTACTTTGGACCAGAAACTACAGAAGCCGTCAAGGCACTTCAAACAAAATTTGATATAATTATAGACGGTGTAGTTGGTATACAAACATGGGCAGTACTAGACAAAATTTATAGAAAAATTTATTCAGAAATATCAGAAGGTTGTTTTAAGAACAAAACTATCTACCCAGGATATTTACTATCAAAAGGCATGGGGGATAAAAATGTGACGTTGATGCAAACTTATTTAGAAAAAATTTATCAATACTATCCGTTTATACCTAAAGTAAGTGTTACAGGTATATTTGATGAACAAACTGAAGCTGCGGCTAGAGCGATACAAAGAGAATATTTAGGAATAGATACAGGGCTTATTGGACCTGCTACATGGAGTAAAATAGCAGAACTATATGAAAATTTAGAAGTGTAA
- the ispE gene encoding 4-(cytidine 5'-diphospho)-2-C-methyl-D-erythritol kinase, producing the protein MEKVILKSYAKINLFLDIVNKMENGYHNIKTVMQELELHDEIKIESCNDNIIINCNDYDIPLNDKNTCYKAVMLLKKKYNIKNHARIDINKVIPTEAGLAGGSSNAACVIKGLNKLWNLNMSLQDMCDIGIQIGADVPFCIVGGTCLCEGIGEKITELAPFKWKYIVIVKPDFSISTPLAYKNVRCDNYNMYSDNKILEYIEKEDYLNTCNSVANTLEFVSIKLFPEIITIKDALNKYGAVSSLMTGSGSSVYAFYNSSDDAINASNELSKKYKKVFLTKTIK; encoded by the coding sequence TTGGAGAAAGTTATTTTAAAATCTTATGCAAAAATAAATTTATTTCTTGATATTGTAAATAAAATGGAAAATGGATATCACAATATAAAAACGGTAATGCAAGAATTAGAGTTACATGATGAAATTAAAATTGAAAGCTGCAATGATAATATTATAATAAATTGTAATGATTATGATATACCATTGAATGATAAAAATACATGTTACAAAGCAGTAATGCTATTAAAGAAAAAATATAATATAAAAAATCATGCTAGAATTGATATAAATAAAGTTATTCCTACTGAAGCTGGACTTGCAGGTGGAAGTAGCAATGCAGCCTGTGTGATAAAAGGATTAAACAAACTCTGGAACTTAAACATGAGTTTGCAAGATATGTGTGATATTGGAATACAAATTGGTGCTGATGTTCCATTTTGTATTGTTGGAGGGACATGTTTATGCGAAGGTATAGGTGAAAAGATAACAGAGCTAGCGCCTTTTAAATGGAAATATATAGTTATTGTAAAGCCTGATTTCAGCATATCAACACCACTTGCATATAAAAATGTAAGGTGTGACAATTATAATATGTATAGTGATAATAAAATTTTAGAGTATATTGAAAAAGAAGATTATTTAAATACGTGCAATTCTGTTGCAAACACCTTAGAGTTTGTGTCTATAAAGTTGTTTCCTGAAATTATTACAATAAAAGACGCACTAAATAAATATGGAGCAGTTTCTTCATTGATGACTGGAAGCGGTTCAAGTGTTTATGCATTTTATAATAGTAGTGATGATGCTATAAATGCTTCTAATGAATTGTCTAAAAAGTATAAAAAAGTTTTTTTAACAAAAACTATAAAATAG
- a CDS encoding DUF1893 domain-containing protein: MNNNKLARETLYIENKKIVIVKNDSVIYKSDDSGIKPLFFAFRTLGEKMNGCYCADRVVGKAAAWIYQEAKIKELYCDIITKKAKLILENEGILVTAIEVIDYIKNRDKTDMCPVEKIAKNETSFEKLMENIEAFLIKIGDI, translated from the coding sequence ATGAATAATAATAAATTAGCAAGAGAAACATTATATATTGAAAATAAGAAAATAGTAATTGTCAAAAATGATAGTGTAATATACAAAAGTGATGATTCAGGAATTAAGCCTCTGTTTTTTGCGTTCAGGACTTTAGGAGAGAAAATGAATGGGTGTTATTGTGCAGATAGAGTGGTTGGAAAGGCAGCAGCATGGATTTATCAAGAAGCTAAAATCAAGGAACTTTATTGCGACATAATAACTAAAAAAGCTAAGTTAATATTGGAGAATGAGGGTATTTTAGTTACTGCAATAGAGGTTATAGATTATATAAAAAATAGAGATAAAACAGATATGTGTCCTGTTGAAAAAATTGCAAAGAACGAAACAAGCTTTGAAAAGCTTATGGAAAATATTGAAGCATTTTTAATAAAAATTGGAGATATTTAA
- a CDS encoding metallophosphoesterase, with amino-acid sequence MKKLFKFLVTVISLAILVYTYSRYIEPKFIKINKQIVSSTYVSNALLGKKVVQFSDTHISEYFGIEELRNIVNKINLLNPDIILFTGDLIDNYNKYNIEPTEISNVLSKLNATYGKFCVYGNHDYGGGAVSIYKEIMNDAGFYLLINNTIKLDELNLTITGLDDAIFGYPNLDSLHKYIEENNYNIIICHEPDIIDNIENYNYDIAIAGHSHGEQINIPFLDDYILPPLAKNYVRGMYNLNTPRNGKIYVNKGIGTTKYPLRLFARPEITIFEFTE; translated from the coding sequence TTGAAGAAATTATTTAAATTTTTAGTAACTGTTATATCTTTAGCTATACTTGTGTATACTTATTCAAGGTATATTGAACCAAAATTTATAAAAATTAATAAACAAATTGTATCTTCTACATATGTTAGTAATGCTTTACTTGGTAAAAAAGTGGTCCAGTTTTCAGATACTCATATATCTGAGTATTTTGGTATAGAAGAATTAAGGAATATTGTAAATAAAATTAATTTGTTAAATCCTGATATTATTTTGTTCACAGGTGATTTAATTGATAACTACAATAAATATAATATTGAACCAACTGAAATTTCTAATGTACTTAGTAAATTGAATGCAACTTATGGTAAATTTTGTGTATACGGAAATCACGATTATGGTGGAGGAGCTGTGTCTATATATAAAGAAATTATGAATGATGCTGGCTTTTATTTGCTCATAAACAATACTATCAAATTAGACGAACTTAATTTAACTATAACAGGTTTAGATGATGCTATTTTTGGTTATCCAAATCTTGATAGCTTACATAAATATATTGAAGAGAACAACTATAATATAATTATTTGTCATGAACCTGATATTATCGACAATATAGAAAATTATAACTATGACATAGCTATAGCTGGTCATAGCCATGGTGAGCAAATAAATATACCATTTTTAGATGATTATATTCTTCCTCCCCTTGCTAAAAACTATGTTAGAGGTATGTACAACTTGAATACACCTAGGAATGGCAAAATATATGTTAATAAAGGTATAGGTACAACAAAATATCCTTTGAGACTTTTTGCTAGACCTGAAATCACTATATTTGAATTTACAGAATAG
- the sdaAA gene encoding L-serine ammonia-lyase, iron-sulfur-dependent, subunit alpha codes for MYNNAKELLDECTKKNLPISAVVLNDEIDCTGESKESILKNMKNVLDVMKKSISDFEEQKTMGGIIGGEAKKLDAYLNSKKTICGESINKAMVRALAGAEHNASMGRICAAPTAGSSGIIPATIITGAEQIGCDDDMMIKGLLVASGIGKIIIQNATVSGAEGGCQAECGSAAAMAAAALVEMAGGTPQMCFVAASIALKNVMGLICDPIAGLVESPCSKRNSSGAVNAMTSAELALSGIKSVVDFDETVEAMSSVGRLMNTNLKETAMGGIAATSTGRNIAKKIHGIN; via the coding sequence ATGTATAATAACGCAAAAGAATTATTAGATGAGTGTACAAAAAAAAATCTTCCTATATCGGCAGTTGTTCTGAATGATGAAATAGATTGTACTGGTGAAAGTAAAGAAAGTATTTTAAAAAATATGAAAAATGTACTTGATGTTATGAAAAAATCTATTAGTGATTTTGAAGAGCAAAAAACAATGGGCGGAATAATAGGTGGAGAAGCAAAAAAATTAGACGCATACTTGAATAGCAAAAAAACAATTTGTGGTGAATCTATAAATAAAGCTATGGTAAGAGCATTAGCGGGTGCAGAGCATAATGCTTCTATGGGAAGAATATGTGCAGCTCCAACTGCTGGATCAAGTGGTATAATACCTGCTACTATTATAACTGGTGCAGAGCAGATTGGATGTGATGATGATATGATGATAAAAGGTCTGTTAGTAGCTTCTGGTATAGGTAAAATAATAATACAAAATGCGACCGTTTCAGGTGCCGAAGGAGGATGTCAAGCAGAGTGTGGCTCTGCAGCTGCAATGGCAGCGGCAGCTCTTGTTGAAATGGCAGGTGGAACTCCTCAAATGTGTTTTGTAGCAGCTTCTATAGCTCTCAAAAATGTTATGGGTTTAATTTGTGATCCAATAGCAGGATTAGTAGAGTCACCTTGTTCAAAGAGAAATTCGTCAGGTGCTGTAAATGCAATGACTTCAGCAGAACTTGCTCTTTCAGGTATAAAAAGCGTAGTAGATTTTGACGAAACAGTTGAAGCTATGTCAAGCGTAGGTCGTTTGATGAATACGAACTTAAAAGAAACAGCAATGGGCGGTATTGCTGCAACTTCTACAGGGCGTAATATAGCAAAAAAAATACATGGTATTAATTAG
- the sdaAB gene encoding L-serine ammonia-lyase, iron-sulfur-dependent subunit beta: protein MKKVNSIFEVLGPVMIGPSSSHTAGAARLGKLARDICNGKIKKVRFYLHGSFAKTYKGHGTDRALIAGILGYEPDDERLRDAINIASEQGLKYEFILTDLGLVHPNTVKFMIEDINGKITEVTGSSIGGGSVMITDINGFEVKFTGEYSTIITNHLDKRGIISEVSGILAHNRINIANMNVLRNSGAKDASMIIEVDSIPNNSVIDMIKELDPMKSVIVINKERSGEDDV, encoded by the coding sequence ATGAAAAAAGTAAACAGTATTTTTGAAGTATTAGGTCCTGTGATGATAGGACCATCAAGTTCTCATACAGCGGGTGCTGCAAGGCTTGGAAAGCTAGCAAGAGATATATGCAATGGAAAAATTAAAAAAGTAAGATTTTATTTACATGGTTCGTTTGCTAAAACATACAAAGGCCACGGAACAGATAGAGCTTTAATTGCAGGTATTTTGGGATATGAGCCTGACGATGAAAGGCTTAGAGATGCAATAAATATTGCAAGTGAGCAGGGATTAAAATATGAGTTTATTTTAACTGATTTGGGTTTAGTACACCCTAATACTGTTAAATTTATGATAGAAGATATAAATGGAAAAATAACAGAGGTTACAGGTTCATCTATAGGTGGAGGTTCCGTTATGATAACTGATATCAATGGATTTGAGGTTAAATTTACAGGAGAATATAGCACTATTATTACTAACCACTTGGATAAGAGAGGTATAATTAGCGAGGTTTCAGGTATACTTGCACATAATAGAATAAATATTGCAAATATGAATGTGTTAAGAAATTCTGGTGCAAAAGATGCTTCTATGATTATAGAGGTAGATAGTATTCCAAATAATAGTGTGATCGATATGATAAAGGAATTAGATCCAATGAAATCTGTTATAGTTATAAACAAGGAAAGAAGTGGTGAAGACGATGTATAA
- the glyA gene encoding serine hydroxymethyltransferase: MNFDLIKEFDGALYSAMMEEKERQQNNIELIASENFVSERVLEAMGSHLTNKYAEGYPGKRYYGGCQFVDKVENLARDRMKELFHADHANVQPHSGSNANFGVYFSVLMPGDKILGMNLSHGGHLTHGSPVNMSGKYFNIASYGVNKDTERIDYDEVREIAKKEQPKLIIAGASAYPRAIDFKAFREIADEVGAYFMVDMAHIAGLVAAGLHANPVEYADFVTTTTHKTLRGPRGGAILCKEQFAKKLDKAIFPGIQGGPLEHIIAAKAVCFQEALQPEFKEYQKVIVENANVLAQALTEKGFRLVSGGTDNHLILLDLRNKDITGKEAEKLLDEINITTNKNTIPFDPQSPFITSGLRIGTPAVTTKGMRKAEMIELADIMDKAICKKEKPEILKGRVLELTKKFH; encoded by the coding sequence ATGAATTTTGATTTAATTAAAGAATTTGATGGCGCCCTTTATAGTGCTATGATGGAAGAAAAAGAAAGACAACAAAATAACATTGAACTAATTGCATCAGAGAACTTTGTGTCAGAAAGAGTATTAGAAGCTATGGGTAGTCATTTGACTAACAAATATGCTGAAGGTTATCCTGGAAAAAGATATTATGGAGGATGCCAGTTTGTAGATAAAGTTGAAAATTTAGCAAGAGATAGAATGAAAGAATTATTTCATGCTGATCATGCAAATGTACAACCTCATTCAGGATCAAATGCAAACTTTGGAGTTTACTTTTCAGTTTTAATGCCTGGTGATAAAATATTAGGTATGAATTTATCTCATGGTGGTCACTTAACACATGGTTCACCAGTAAACATGTCAGGTAAATACTTTAATATTGCATCATATGGAGTAAATAAAGACACCGAAAGAATTGACTATGATGAAGTTAGAGAAATAGCTAAAAAAGAACAACCTAAGTTAATAATTGCTGGAGCAAGTGCTTATCCAAGAGCAATAGATTTCAAAGCATTTAGAGAAATTGCTGATGAAGTTGGAGCTTATTTTATGGTAGATATGGCTCATATTGCAGGATTGGTTGCAGCAGGCTTACATGCAAATCCAGTAGAATATGCAGATTTTGTAACAACTACTACACATAAGACATTAAGAGGACCAAGAGGTGGAGCTATACTTTGCAAAGAGCAATTTGCTAAGAAATTAGATAAAGCTATATTCCCAGGAATACAAGGTGGTCCATTAGAGCATATAATAGCAGCAAAGGCAGTATGCTTCCAAGAAGCATTACAACCTGAATTTAAAGAATATCAAAAAGTTATAGTTGAAAATGCAAATGTATTAGCACAAGCTCTAACAGAAAAAGGATTTAGATTAGTTTCAGGTGGTACAGATAATCACTTAATTCTATTAGATTTAAGAAACAAAGATATAACTGGAAAAGAAGCAGAAAAACTATTAGATGAAATAAATATAACTACTAATAAAAATACAATTCCATTCGATCCACAATCACCATTTATTACTAGTGGACTAAGAATAGGAACTCCTGCTGTAACAACAAAAGGTATGAGAAAAGCAGAAATGATAGAATTAGCCGATATTATGGATAAAGCTATTTGTAAAAAAGAAAAACCAGAAATACTTAAAGGTAGAGTATTAGAATTAACTAAAAAATTTCATTAA
- the alr gene encoding alanine racemase yields the protein MNNKIRSAWVEVDIQKAVNNFEQIKNLVRKSNNVTKICAVVKANSYGMGSVELSKNYVISGVDMLAVAVISEAMELRERIKETEILILGYTPECYFDDAINNNITLTIFSYEQAVVLDKIARKLNKKAKIHIKVETGMNRLGLMPTNENAEVIKKIYDFPNIFIQGMFTHFVIADGKDKSTTHMQAKEFIRFAKLLEEKGVDIPIKHAGNSATIIDLPEYYFDMVRPGIILSGFYPSDDVDKSKLKIDPCITLKALLSNVKSIPPNSGVSYGHTFKARDKTVVGTIPLGYADGFSRSLSNNFYVIVKGKKCLLIGRICMDQFMIDLTNVDNPQVGDEVIIYGNGSDGALTIEDVANIRDTISYEVESTLSIRLPRKYI from the coding sequence ATGAATAACAAAATTAGGTCTGCTTGGGTTGAGGTTGATATTCAAAAAGCTGTCAATAATTTTGAGCAGATTAAAAATCTAGTTAGAAAAAGTAACAATGTGACAAAAATATGTGCAGTTGTAAAAGCAAACAGTTATGGAATGGGATCAGTTGAATTGTCTAAAAATTATGTTATTAGTGGAGTTGACATGTTAGCGGTGGCCGTAATATCTGAGGCTATGGAACTAAGAGAAAGAATTAAAGAAACTGAAATATTAATTTTAGGATATACTCCAGAATGTTATTTTGATGATGCAATAAATAATAATATTACTCTTACTATATTTTCATATGAGCAAGCTGTAGTATTAGATAAGATAGCTAGAAAACTTAATAAAAAAGCAAAAATACACATTAAAGTAGAAACAGGAATGAATAGATTAGGCCTTATGCCTACTAATGAAAATGCAGAAGTTATAAAGAAAATTTATGATTTTCCTAATATTTTTATACAAGGTATGTTTACTCACTTTGTAATAGCTGACGGAAAGGATAAATCAACAACACATATGCAGGCAAAGGAATTTATACGTTTTGCTAAACTGTTAGAAGAAAAAGGTGTTGATATTCCTATAAAACATGCTGGAAACAGTGCCACAATTATTGATTTACCAGAGTATTACTTTGATATGGTTAGACCAGGTATAATACTATCGGGTTTTTATCCTTCAGATGATGTTGATAAATCAAAATTAAAAATAGATCCATGTATAACACTTAAAGCATTATTATCTAATGTTAAATCTATTCCCCCAAATAGTGGTGTTAGCTATGGACATACATTCAAGGCAAGAGATAAAACAGTAGTAGGAACTATTCCACTTGGATACGCAGATGGATTTTCTAGAAGTTTATCCAACAACTTTTATGTTATTGTAAAAGGAAAGAAGTGTTTATTAATAGGAAGAATTTGTATGGATCAGTTTATGATAGATTTAACAAATGTTGATAATCCTCAAGTTGGTGATGAGGTAATAATTTACGGAAACGGTAGCGATGGAGCATTAACTATTGAAGACGTAGCTAATATTAGAGATACTATTTCATATGAAGTAGAATCAACTTTATCAATTAGGTTGCCAAGAAAGTATATTTAG